From the Companilactobacillus ginsenosidimutans genome, the window CAGATTATATAGGTTATGTTTTGACAGGTAATGCGGTTACGGAAGTCACAAATGCTTCAACGACACAAATGTTGAATTTGCGTGAAGGATTATTCGATGAGAATTTGCTTGATAAAGTTAATGTTTCTCAAGATCAATTCCCAAGACTTGTTGAGTCAGGAACGATTTTAGGAAATATCAGACACAAGTGGCACATGCTTTATGACTTGCCGGAAACTGAAGTTGTTACCGTGGCGACCCATGATACTGCGTCTGCAGTACTTGGTGCACCGGGTGAAGGTGACAATTGGGCATTCTTAAGCTCAGGTACTTGGTCATTACTTGGGACTGAATTGAATGTGCCAGAAAATGGTGAATTAGCATTTAAAGGAAATTACACAAATGAGTGGGGTGCTTATGGTACCTATCGTTTCCTCAAGAACATCATGGGATTGTGGATGATTCAATGTCTCAAACATGAATTAAATGATGAGTATAGTTTTGCTGATTTGGCACAACTCGCCGGAGAAGTTACACCATTTCAACAATTTATCGATGTTAATGATGACAGATTTACCAATCCAGATAGCATGATTGATGAAATTAAAGATTACTGTCGCGAGAAGAATCAAAAAGTTCCTGAAGCTCCTGGAGAATTAGCAATGGCTATTTATTCCAATTTGGCATTATATTACGCCAATGAGATTCAAGAGCTAAATAAGATTCTTGATTGTAAACTTCAAGCATTAAACATCGTTGGTGGTGGTTCAAACGTCAAACTATTGAATCAATTGACAAGTACTTTAACCGATTTGCCTGTTTACGCCGGTCCAAGTGAGGCAACCGCAATTGGTAATTTGATCGTTCAAATGATTACTAAAAATGATGTTAACAATATTGCTGAAGGTAGAAAGCTTATTTGAGATTCATTCGGAGTAAAAACTTTCCTTCCTGAAAGCAATAAATATGGAAATATTCTTGAAAAATATCAAGAGTTTCTAAAAAACGGTGGAAGGGAAACAGTTCAATGAAAAGATTAGGTCAAGTGATGTATTTACATAAAGATCAATATGCTGAATATGAGAAGAGACACAACAATCTATTCCCTGATATGAGAAAAGCTTTAAAAGAAGCCGGTGCTCACAACTATTCGATCTTTTTAAATAAGGAAAACGGAATGTTGTTTGCATATTTGGAAGTTGATGATATTCAAAAATACAATGACATAGCTAAAACTGATGCTGCCAAGAAATGGTGGGCATATATGGAGCCTTTGATGGATACAAATCCAGATAAGAGTCCTGTAACTGTTGATCTGGATGAACTTTTCCACTTAGATTAAATATTTTGAAAATTAATTGGAGGAAATACTAATGACAAAATCAGAAACTGTTGAACAAGCATATAAGGTTGCTAAAGAACGATATGCTGAATTAGGTGTTGATACAGATGCAGCTTTAAAAGAATTAAAGAAAGTTAAATTGTCAGTACATTGCTGGCAAGGGGATGATATTCATGGATTCTTATTCCCTAACCAAGAATTAACAGGTGGTATTGGTGTCAGTGGTAATTATCCTGGTATTGCTAGAACACCAGATGAGTTGTCAGGTGATTTGAGTGAAGCTCTTTCACTAATTCCTGGTCAACACAAAGTTCAACTACACGCTATTTACGCTGTAACTGATAAAAAGAAAGATTTAACCGATCTTGAACCAGAAGATTTCAGTTACTGGGTAGATTGGGCTAAGAAAGAAAAAGTTGGTTTGGATATGAATGGTACATTCTTCTCACATCCAATGGTTAAAGATAACTTTACATTGGCAAGTCCTGATAAGGATGTTCGTGACTTCTGGATTGAACATGGTAAGAGATCACGTACTATTGCCAACTACTTTGGTAAAGAATTAGGTCAACAATCAGTTAATAACTTCTGGATTCCAGATGGATTCAAGGATAACCCTATCGACAAAGCAGATCCACGTCTTCGTTTAATCGATTCACTTGATGAAATCATCAAGAAACCTTATGACGAAAAGAATACAATCGAAGCCTTTGAAGGTAAGTTGTTTGGTACAGGTATTGAATCATACACTGTAGGTTCACATTTGTTCTACAACAACTACGCAATTAGCAGAAATAAGCTATGGACAATTGATGCTGGACACTGGCACCCAACAGAAGATGTCTCTGATAAATTTTCAGCATTCCTACCATTTGGTAAAGGACTTATGCTTCACGTTTCACGTCCAGTTCGTTGGGATAGTGATCACGTTGTTATCTTCGATGAAGCTCTTGTACGTATTGCTCGTTCACTTGTTCGTGATAATGAACTCAGCAAGACAAATATTGGACTTGATTTCTTCGATGCAACAATTAACCGTGTTGCAGCTTGGGTAATCGGTGCACGTGCTACACAAAAGGCATTGTTACAAGCAATGCTTGAACCAATCGAACAGTTGAAGAAAGCTGAATTAAACTTTGACTTCACAACAAGATTGGCAGAAACAGAAGAACTTAAATCATATCCATTTGGTGCTGTTTGGGATGAATTCTGTCTCCAAAATGATGTACCAGTTGGCACTGATTGGTTAAACAATATTCACCAATATGAAAAAGATGTTCAATTTAAACGTTCAAATCTAATTAATGCTTAGTTAAAAATAGAAGGGGAGCAAAAATTTATTATGAAATTTATCGATTCAAAATACGTTGAAAAGATGTCAGAAATCACCAATGAATTATACAAACACGGCTGGGATGAAAGAAATGGTGGAAACGTCAGTCTTAGATTAACTCAAGAAGAAGTGGATCAATTTGATGACTTGAAGGGTACCATTCGAAATATTCCTATCAAGTTTGATGCATCCCCTCTAGCAGGACAATATTATCTAGTAACAGGTACAGGGCGTTACTTCAAGAATGTTCACAACTATCCAGAACGTGATGCTGGATTAGTACGTATCACTGACGAAGGAAACTCAGTTGATTTGATTTGGGGATTCAACGATGGCGGACAACCAACAAGTGAATTTCCAGCTCACTTAATGACACATATTGCTCGTCAAAAAGTAGATTCAGATCAAAGAGTTGTAATGCACTGTCACCCAACTAACTGGGTAGCATTGTCATTCACACATGAATTAGATGAAGCAAGTGTCAGCCGCTTATTGTGGAAGATGCAAGCAGAATCATTAGTTGTATTCCCAGAAGGTGTAGGAATTATCCCTTACATGACTCCAGGAACAAACGAAATTGGACAAGCAACTGCTGATAAAATGAATGAATTTAGAGTTGTTATGTGGCCACACCACGGAATCTTCGCTTGTGGTGATAGTATGGATGAAGTATATGGCTTGATTGAAACTGTTGAAAAAGCTTGCATGATTTACACTGCTATTCAATCACAAGGTGGAAATATTGAACAAAGTATTACTGACGATGATTTGCGTGATTTGGCTAAGTCATTTGGCGTAACACCTAATCCTGATTTCTTATCGATGGAAACAGTTAAATAGGTTTATATATAGTAGGGAAAGGCGAAAACTTGTTTTTCGTCTTTTTTTGTTGGGGAAATATGCCGTCGCAAGAGCTGAGAAATATTCTTCGGCTGTGCGGGACGGTCAGAGCCTCAGTGCGGTCTCGGACCTCGGTTCCTACGATTAGTCAAGTAGGATATCTAAAAATGAGTGTATAACAAATAGTACTTCATAACTTGCATTTTAAATTATGGAGGTAAGTGTTAATATTCAATTTAGAGATATCAGTTTATCTCTGTGGACTTCGAGTCCGTATATGCGTAAGCATATTTCTCTCTATGTTCGATCATAGAGAATAGACATTTCAGTGTCTTGTTCATACAAGCTACTGTGGCAACCTTATCCTTCTTGGGAACGGGTTGCTTTTTTAGTTTGTAATAGTAATCCACAATATGATTAGGTGCCGCTGATTGTTGTTTGATCATGTTTCTTACTGCGATGAATAGTAGTTCTCGTGCTTTAGGATTCCCTCGTTTGTTTATATGATCCTTTCGCAAATACTGACCTGATTGATATCTAATAAGATCTATCCCTACGTATGCATTCAGTTGATTCGCATTATCGAATCTAGTGAAGTCACCTATCTCACCCAATAACATAGCGGCTGTCATCTGGCCGATACCTGGCATTGAAGAAATAATCTCAAAGTCAGGAAGTTTCTTTGCCATCTCAATCATTTGCTTTTTCAACTTGTTCTTTTGGATAGTCAAATTGATTAATAGACGCGAATAATATTGAACTTCTTGCACTTGAATATCGTCTACATGTACTGCAGGGGAACTGTTCTTAGCAAGACGTAATAATTTATCTGCATATTTTAAAGCATTGTCTTTTGATATGAACTTATTGGTCTCGCCTATTAAAGCATTCTTTAGTTTTGTCCTTGAAAGCCCTGAAATCAAATCGGGATGAGGAAATGTATTTATTGTAATCAGTGCTAGAAACGATGTTTTCTTGGCAAAGAAATGCTCTATCTCCGGGAAAGTCTGCTGGATTTCATTATGTAATTGTAAATTATACAACTTACGAGAATTCTCAACTTTCTCATAGAACCGACTCAGTTCTCTTAGTTTTAAATATTTTTCATCTTGAAATTGAACCAACCGATAGTGATTATTAAAAGCACTCAATGCAATTTTATGTGCATCTTTATCATCGGTTTTAACCCGACGTAAATTCTCGGTTTTAAGATGTAGCTCAAGAGGATTTAGAAGGGCATATGGAATTTTGTTCTCTCTGCAGAATCTCTCAATGGGACGGGAATATATACCTGTCGCCTCAAAGTAGAATGTTGGATTGGTTGCACATTTAACGGTGGCACGTAATCTATCAAAGCCTAACTTGTTGTGTTGAAAATTAAATTCAGTAACACAGCTATCATTACGTTAATAGACACAATAGCTGTGTCCTTTGGAAACATCTAAAGCAATTATATCTGACATGATTATCACCTTTCTAAAGCTGTCCGTATCAACACTTCTGATCTCATTTCCTATACACGGACTCGAAGTCCCACAGCCTAAAACCTGATTAGAGAAATGAAGATAACGGAGACCATTTTTGAATGCGGACTATTATGTCCCGAGGCCCATGATCGGTCTTAGCTTTACCTTCAGTGTACAAAAAAGTTCTGAGTAAAGAATATTTACTCAGAACTAATCTTAGGTTGTTTTGGAGCCTTTCGAAGTTCGCGAAAGTCTTCAAACTCGCCCGGTGGTGTAAGGGTGGCTTTTCCGCCCTAACGCCACTTTCACTGCCTTCGAATATTTCTCAGCTCTTGCGACTGGTGTTGTTTAATAAAGAAATTTATCTCGTGGTTAGTTTTGAATAACAATGGTATTGATATTGATTTAATTCGCACTTAATTTATCAGATGGATTAATTCCATGAACATTTGTATCGATAAAAGTGAACAATTGGTGCAAGTAATGAATTTGTTGAGTATTTGAAAATTGCTAATACAGTATGTAATGTCCATCAATTTACAATGTTCTCTTAACTCATTGTTCGTTAATCATTGAACGTAAAATATGGAGGAGCACTCTAACAAGTGAATAAAATATTGATGTAACACTGCGTATACGGAAAAAGACACCAACTTATCAAGGAGCACTATCGTAGATGGAGAACGGAAATAGATTTTTGGCTCAGTGGCCAAATTATACTAAGTCGAGTGAACTTCTCGACTTAGTATAAGGTGCAGTTTGGAGACTTTTCGCCCTTTGAAAAGGCTCCAAATGTACCGGCGACGTTCCAGCCTAAAAAAATCTATTTCCGTTCGGAATCGGCAATAGTGCTCCACCCCCCAAAAAAACCACTAATTATTAATATCTCCTAACATTTATGTTAAATCGAGAAATGAACCAAATTTACTGTTAAAATAGAGTAGCAAATTATAGAAAACTGGTGAATTATGGAAACTTCAGACTTGTATGGTAAAGTGCTATCCGGTACTGTTACTGACTTAAATAAAGAAGAAGCATTTGTTCAAATTGAGGGAATTACATTTGCTTTGGACTTAAGTGAACTCGATGAACTTCCTGAATTAGGGGATGAAATCGGTGGTTTTGTTTATGAAACTCAAAGCCATAAAAATAAAATTACTACTGTGATGCCAAAGGTTATGGAAGGTATTTGGGATTATGCCGAAGTTAAGGATGTTCGTTCTGACTTGGGTGTATTTGTTGATGCGGGTCTTCCGGACAAAGATATCGTTGTGTCACTTGATGAATTACCACTAGAACATTCAGAATGGCCTAAAAAAGGCGATCAAGTTATGGTTGAATTAGAAGTTGATCACAAGGGTCGTCTCTGGGGTAAGTTGGCTGATATCAATTTATATACACAACTGGCTAGAAGTGCTAGTGATAATGAAAAAAACCGTGATGAAACTGGTCATGTTATTGCTATTCGTGATTCTGGAACGTTTGTTATGACCGACAGTTATTTCATGGGATTCATTTATACTAGTGAACAAGACGGACCATTAAGAATAGGTAAGGAAGTAAAAACCAGAGTTATTGGTTCAAGTCACAGACGACTCAATCTATCAATGCGTCCTCGTGCGTTTGAAGAAATTACACCAGATGCGGAAATGATTATGGCAGTATTAGAACATGCGCGTGATAATAAGATTCCTTATACTGACAAAAGTGATCCTCAAGATATTAAGGACTATTTTGGAATTAGTAAAGGTAGTTTTAAACGTGCACTTGGTAATTTAATGAAACAAAGAAAAATCGAACAAAAAGATGGATACACATATTTAAAAAAGTCGTAGGTATGATTTGAGTGAGTGAAAAGGTACAAGTAAACTGCCAATATATGAAAGATATAATCAGTGACTATTCGAGGTATTTGAGACTTGATAGGGGATTGTCTCAAAATACAATTTTGTCTTATCGACAAGATTTACTAGAGTTCAGCCATTATTTGGAAAAAGATGGGATGAAAAAATATCCGGAAGATCATTTTCAGATTACTAATTTTTTTGCGTTCCAGGATCAAGCTGGAAAGTCAAAAACGAGTGAGATTAGAATTTTTTCAACATTAAGAAAATTTTATCAGTGGATGGAATTAATGGGAAACATCAATGTTAATCCAATGACTGAATTAGATGCTCCAAAAAAAGCACAACATTTACCAGTTGTTCTATCAATGGAAGAAGTTGTCTCTTTAATCGAGTCACCAGATATTAGTAAACCACTTGGAATCAGAGATCGAGCCATTTTTGAAGTGATGTATGCGACTGGTTTGCGTGTTAGTGAATTGATCAACTTGACAATGGATGATCTTCATCTTGATCTGGGGTTAATAAAAACTGTCGGTAAAGGTGATAAGGAAAGATTGTTGCCAATTGGTGATACAGCTATTAATTGGCTCAAAAAGTATTTCACAGATACTCGTAACGATTTAGTTCAGAGGTATGGACAAAAGACACAAGTCTTTTTAAATTTCCGTGGGCAACATTTGACTAGACAATCCATTTGGCGAATGATCAAAAAATATATAAATCAAGTTGGAATCACTAAAGACGTGACCCCTCATACCTTGAGACATTCATTTGCTACTAATTTATTAGCCAATGGTGCTGACTTAAGGGTTGTTCAAGAATTACTAGGTCACTCGGATATATCAACGACACAAATATATACGCATATCAATCAAACAAGAATGAAACAAGTGTACGAGCAAGCGCATCCCCGGGCTTAGGAGGTAAAAATGTTAACCAAATATAATAAAGATGAAAATAAAAAGATTACCATGGGATTCATGTCTTATATTTCTGAATTAAAAGATATGAATAATCTGGAAAAAGAACTGAATTTATATGATAAAGACGAGAATCGCCAGTTATATTTATGGAAAAGTAATGTGGAGGATTACTCAGGAATAGTCGCATTATCTTTTTCAACCAAAACTGTATTTATCGATTATATTTCATTAACTCCTTCGTACCGCTCACAAACTAATACTTTCAAGATATTTGATGATATCAAACGAAAATTTCCAAAATATACCATTCTTGGTAGTTTTAGTTTAGTAGACCAACTTAGACTTTGGTCAGAAAAAAATAACCAATCAGAAGAAACGGAATCTGACTAAATGGAAAAATTGAAATTAGTATTAACTGATTTTGAGGGTCCAATTGATTTATTATTACATTTAATCAAAGAATCAAAGATAGACATTTATGACATCCCTATTGCTGATATTACTCAACAATACTTGGACTACTTAAATAATATGAAAGTGCTGCAGCTCGATATCGCTGGTGATTATCTGGTTATGGCATCTACTTTGATGTCCATTAAGAGTAAACTTTTGTTACCAAAGGCTCCGGATGAGATAGATGAAAATATTGATGTCGAAGATCCTCGTGATGCGTTAGTATCACAGTTGTTAACCTATCAAACCTTCAAACATGTTGCAGAATATTTTGAAGAAAAAGAAGCCTCTAGAAGTAAGCTACATGATAAAGAACCCAGTGTTCCTAAAACACAATTGGAACAGTTTTTGTTGCCAGGTTCTGTCGCAATTTCTGATTTGGCTAGTGTTTATTCAGAATTACTACAAAACCAAATCAAGCACGGTCCCAAAACCGAAATGGTTGAAAATGAAACTATTTCAATTGAGGCAGCTCAAGAATCGATTTTATCGAAATTATCTAAACACAGACGAATTACATTTAAATCATTACTCAAAATTGGACATGGGGTTGAAGAAGTGGTTACCGACTTTATGGCGATTTTGGAGATGGTTCGTAATCAACAAATAATCGCTCATCAAGAGAGCCTTGAGAGTGAGTTAATTATTGAATTGAGGAATTAATAGTGTATCAAGCAGAAATTATGGCATTATTATTTGTTGCCGGAGATCAAGGTGTAAGTGAAAGTGATCTTGCTGGACTAATTGAAATAGATAAATCAGCAATTAGACAAAATTTAGAACAGTTAGAGATTAAGCTTACAAACGATAAGTCATCAGGAATAAAATTAGTTAACTATAATAAAATCTATAAACTGGTTACTAAGAGTGAATATGCTGATATTCTGACTAGATTTTTCAAATCTGGATTAGGAACAAAACTTAGTCAGGCTGCGCTAGAAGTGTTGTCAATTGTTGCATATAAGCAACCTATTACAAGAATTGAAATTGATGATATTCGTGGAGTTCAAAGCTCGGGAAGCGTCAATACTTTGGTGGCTCGAAAACTTATTAAAGAAAATGGTAAAAAGGATGTTCCTGGACACCCTAATTTGTATGTTGTGACAGATTATTTCTTTAATTATTTTGGCATTAAAAGCCTCGATGAAATGCCTAAGATTGAAAACTTTGAGACTCCTCAAGGTAATATTGATTTGTTTGATAATGTTGGTGACACTAATTCAGATGATCAACAAGAATAAATTTTATAAAAGTGCGCGACATTCAGTCTTGGATGTGGCGTTTTTAAGTTGGTGGGAATTGTTGCACTAGTAGATTGCAATCTATACAATGAAACAGAAGAGAAATTAAGTTAAATTATAAATTTCCGTTGAGGGGTAAATAAATGAATACAGAAAAAGTTCGCTTACAAAAGGCGATGTCTGATGCCGGAGTTGCATCCAGAAGGAAATCCGAGCAAATGATTGCTGATGGCGAAGTAGTTGTTAATGGAAAAGTTGTCAGAGAGATGGGCGTCAAGGTCGATAGTCACGATAAGATTGAGGTTAATGGTGTTCCGATAAGATCTGAGAAAAAACGTTACATTTTGATGTACAAGCCTAGAGGCGTCATCTCGGCCGTTAAAGATGACAAGGATCGTAAGGTTATTACCGATTTGCTAAAAGAAGACGTTCCTGAACGTGTGTATCCAATTGGAAGACTAGATTATGATACTTCGGGGATTATTCTCTTGACTAACGATGGGGATTTTGCGAACAAACTAATGCATCCTAAGTATCATGTTGACAAGGTCTATGTCGCAAAAGTTCAGGGATTTTTATCAACTGAAGAGATCAAAAAGGTTGAAGCTGGTATCAAATTTAAAGATTATACTTCAGCACCAGCTAAATTACGTGTGATGTCAAAAGATACTAAAAAGAATACTTCGATTGTTCGACTGACAATTCATGAAGGCCACAATCATCAAGTAAAAAACATGTTCCAAGCCGTTGGACATCCAGTGTCAAAACTTGCTCGTGAGCAATATGGATTCTTGAATTTGGAAGGCTTAGTTTCTGGAAGATATCGTAACTTAACACGTCAAGAAGTTGCTCTGTTGAAGGAAAGAAAGTAATCTGATATAGTGAAGTTATTAATTAAATAGTTGGTTTTCAGGGCAGGGTGTAATTCCCGACCGGCGGTACAGTCCGCTACCCAGTTTTTACTGGTTGAATAGGTGAAACTCCTATACCGATAGTTAAAGTCTAGATGGAAGAAAACAGAGGAAGGTCTGTTTTGGTACGCCCAAAATGGGTCTTTTTTTCTTCGGGGATCAACGAGAGAGGTTGATTGTTATGGGAAAAAGTACAACGAAGTTTCACAATTTAATTGGAGTTTCAATATTGTCAGCGTTAGCTGCCATTATTATGTTTTTCGAGTTTCCAGTATTAATTTGGTTACCATTTCTGAAAGTCGATTTAAGCGATATTGTGACGCTTATTGGTTCATTAACATTTGGTCCAGTTGGCGGTACAGCAATTGCATTCATTAAAGCTTTGTGCCACTGGATCATCACTGGTCAAGGCGTCGCAGGGATGATAGGCGATTTTTCAAATTTTGTTGGTGGAGTTAGTTTATTAATTCCTTTTACTTATTTTTGGAAGCGTGACAAAAAAGTTATGGCAGTAGTTTCGAGTGTAATTACAATGACTATCATCATGTCATTACTCAACTTATTCGTCGTAATGCCTTTGTACATCAATGTTGTTGGTATGAAACTAAATATGGGTATTCCGCAATATGTTGCTACCGGAGTTATTCCATTTAATATCATTAAGTCATTAATCGCTTGTGCAGGTACGATCATTGTTTATCCAAGACTGAAAGGTCATTTGAATTTTCAGTACTAATAAGGCATTTTTAACATTCTTTTAATAAAAAGTTTAACTTAATATGCTATCCTTAGTAGGATAGAAATTAGGAGGTTGAATTTTAATGCCCGAGAATAACAATAAAAATACTTCCGGTTCAAAAGTCCCTGCTTCAACAGAGGGTTTGAGTCGAAAGGGTTCAGTCAGCCCGGAGGATTTAAGAAAGTACAATTTAGTACCTTCAGATAGTGATACAACTCCAGCAAACACTGAAAGTGTTGTTGGTAAGGATGTAGGAACTAGTTCAGATTTTGTTAATAACGTTCCTCGTTCAAATCCCAATACGGCTAATCAAAACTCAGATGAAAACATCGATCATTTACAAGCAAGCAAACAAAATGACGAAATGAAGACTGCAGCAGCAGTTGGTGCCGGAGTCGCAGCTGGTTCTGCTATGAGCAAGAATAATAACACTCAAGCTGACTCAACTACTTCACAACCAGATACACGTGAAGAGGCCGATGGTGGAAAGCCATGGGAAAACAAATTTGATTCTGATGAAGATGAATCAGGTCATGTTTCTCGTGCTGTAAGTAAAAGCAAACAGCGTGGTAATCACACATTAGTTGCTATCTTAGTCATCATTTTGATTGCATTAATGTTCATTCCCGTTACTTTGTATTTTGTCCGTGGTGACAACAATGGAAGTAATCTTGGTAGTGATCAAACTGAACAATCAGTTGAAAAGCAAGATAAAGATACTGCAAAAAAGTCAACTTCAAAGAAGAAGTCATCTACTAAAAAGACAACTCCTAAGAAAAAGGCTAGTAGTACTAAGAAGAAATCTAGCAGTAAGTCAAGCTCAGGTACTGTAAACGAAAATACTGATAATAGTACAGCTGCTGACCAATCTAACCAAGCTGCACAAACTGATAACTCAGCACAACAGACTCAAGATAGTTCTTCAACTGCTGCTTCTGATAATGCTTCTGGATCAGCATCTGGCTCTGGTCAAAGTGGTGCAAGTTATGCCACAGTTGGACAAGGTCAAGGTTGGTATCGTGTTGCGGTAAACAACGGACTTTC encodes:
- the rhaD gene encoding rhamnulose-1-phosphate aldolase, coding for MKFIDSKYVEKMSEITNELYKHGWDERNGGNVSLRLTQEEVDQFDDLKGTIRNIPIKFDASPLAGQYYLVTGTGRYFKNVHNYPERDAGLVRITDEGNSVDLIWGFNDGGQPTSEFPAHLMTHIARQKVDSDQRVVMHCHPTNWVALSFTHELDEASVSRLLWKMQAESLVVFPEGVGIIPYMTPGTNEIGQATADKMNEFRVVMWPHHGIFACGDSMDEVYGLIETVEKACMIYTAIQSQGGNIEQSITDDDLRDLAKSFGVTPNPDFLSMETVK
- a CDS encoding S1 RNA-binding domain-containing protein, with protein sequence METSDLYGKVLSGTVTDLNKEEAFVQIEGITFALDLSELDELPELGDEIGGFVYETQSHKNKITTVMPKVMEGIWDYAEVKDVRSDLGVFVDAGLPDKDIVVSLDELPLEHSEWPKKGDQVMVELEVDHKGRLWGKLADINLYTQLARSASDNEKNRDETGHVIAIRDSGTFVMTDSYFMGFIYTSEQDGPLRIGKEVKTRVIGSSHRRLNLSMRPRAFEEITPDAEMIMAVLEHARDNKIPYTDKSDPQDIKDYFGISKGSFKRALGNLMKQRKIEQKDGYTYLKKS
- the scpB gene encoding SMC-Scp complex subunit ScpB, whose amino-acid sequence is MALLFVAGDQGVSESDLAGLIEIDKSAIRQNLEQLEIKLTNDKSSGIKLVNYNKIYKLVTKSEYADILTRFFKSGLGTKLSQAALEVLSIVAYKQPITRIEIDDIRGVQSSGSVNTLVARKLIKENGKKDVPGHPNLYVVTDYFFNYFGIKSLDEMPKIENFETPQGNIDLFDNVGDTNSDDQQE
- the rhaM gene encoding L-rhamnose mutarotase; the encoded protein is MKRLGQVMYLHKDQYAEYEKRHNNLFPDMRKALKEAGAHNYSIFLNKENGMLFAYLEVDDIQKYNDIAKTDAAKKWWAYMEPLMDTNPDKSPVTVDLDELFHLD
- a CDS encoding pseudouridine synthase; this encodes MNTEKVRLQKAMSDAGVASRRKSEQMIADGEVVVNGKVVREMGVKVDSHDKIEVNGVPIRSEKKRYILMYKPRGVISAVKDDKDRKVITDLLKEDVPERVYPIGRLDYDTSGIILLTNDGDFANKLMHPKYHVDKVYVAKVQGFLSTEEIKKVEAGIKFKDYTSAPAKLRVMSKDTKKNTSIVRLTIHEGHNHQVKNMFQAVGHPVSKLAREQYGFLNLEGLVSGRYRNLTRQEVALLKERK
- a CDS encoding segregation and condensation protein A, which encodes MEKLKLVLTDFEGPIDLLLHLIKESKIDIYDIPIADITQQYLDYLNNMKVLQLDIAGDYLVMASTLMSIKSKLLLPKAPDEIDENIDVEDPRDALVSQLLTYQTFKHVAEYFEEKEASRSKLHDKEPSVPKTQLEQFLLPGSVAISDLASVYSELLQNQIKHGPKTEMVENETISIEAAQESILSKLSKHRRITFKSLLKIGHGVEEVVTDFMAILEMVRNQQIIAHQESLESELIIELRN
- a CDS encoding ECF transporter S component — encoded protein: MGKSTTKFHNLIGVSILSALAAIIMFFEFPVLIWLPFLKVDLSDIVTLIGSLTFGPVGGTAIAFIKALCHWIITGQGVAGMIGDFSNFVGGVSLLIPFTYFWKRDKKVMAVVSSVITMTIIMSLLNLFVVMPLYINVVGMKLNMGIPQYVATGVIPFNIIKSLIACAGTIIVYPRLKGHLNFQY
- the xerD gene encoding site-specific tyrosine recombinase XerD; protein product: MKDIISDYSRYLRLDRGLSQNTILSYRQDLLEFSHYLEKDGMKKYPEDHFQITNFFAFQDQAGKSKTSEIRIFSTLRKFYQWMELMGNINVNPMTELDAPKKAQHLPVVLSMEEVVSLIESPDISKPLGIRDRAIFEVMYATGLRVSELINLTMDDLHLDLGLIKTVGKGDKERLLPIGDTAINWLKKYFTDTRNDLVQRYGQKTQVFLNFRGQHLTRQSIWRMIKKYINQVGITKDVTPHTLRHSFATNLLANGADLRVVQELLGHSDISTTQIYTHINQTRMKQVYEQAHPRA
- a CDS encoding L-rhamnose isomerase, whose translation is MTKSETVEQAYKVAKERYAELGVDTDAALKELKKVKLSVHCWQGDDIHGFLFPNQELTGGIGVSGNYPGIARTPDELSGDLSEALSLIPGQHKVQLHAIYAVTDKKKDLTDLEPEDFSYWVDWAKKEKVGLDMNGTFFSHPMVKDNFTLASPDKDVRDFWIEHGKRSRTIANYFGKELGQQSVNNFWIPDGFKDNPIDKADPRLRLIDSLDEIIKKPYDEKNTIEAFEGKLFGTGIESYTVGSHLFYNNYAISRNKLWTIDAGHWHPTEDVSDKFSAFLPFGKGLMLHVSRPVRWDSDHVVIFDEALVRIARSLVRDNELSKTNIGLDFFDATINRVAAWVIGARATQKALLQAMLEPIEQLKKAELNFDFTTRLAETEELKSYPFGAVWDEFCLQNDVPVGTDWLNNIHQYEKDVQFKRSNLINA
- a CDS encoding LysM peptidoglycan-binding domain-containing protein codes for the protein MPENNNKNTSGSKVPASTEGLSRKGSVSPEDLRKYNLVPSDSDTTPANTESVVGKDVGTSSDFVNNVPRSNPNTANQNSDENIDHLQASKQNDEMKTAAAVGAGVAAGSAMSKNNNTQADSTTSQPDTREEADGGKPWENKFDSDEDESGHVSRAVSKSKQRGNHTLVAILVIILIALMFIPVTLYFVRGDNNGSNLGSDQTEQSVEKQDKDTAKKSTSKKKSSTKKTTPKKKASSTKKKSSSKSSSGTVNENTDNSTAADQSNQAAQTDNSAQQTQDSSSTAASDNASGSASGSGQSGASYATVGQGQGWYRVAVNNGLSIEQLKGLNPGVTNLAPGTQLRIK